Proteins co-encoded in one Bacillus paramycoides genomic window:
- a CDS encoding helix-turn-helix transcriptional regulator codes for MTILNRVKELRARFNFSQSVLAEKVGVTRQTIAAIEKGDYVPSLLLALMICDVFQLKMEDVFVLNKEGKEDE; via the coding sequence TTGACCATTTTAAATAGAGTGAAGGAATTAAGAGCTCGGTTTAATTTTTCGCAAAGTGTATTAGCAGAAAAGGTTGGAGTGACGAGACAAACGATTGCTGCAATTGAAAAAGGGGATTATGTTCCTTCATTATTATTAGCGCTTATGATTTGCGATGTATTTCAGTTAAAGATGGAAGATGTGTTTGTTTTAAATAAGGAGGGGAAAGAGGATGAATAG
- a CDS encoding YHYH domain-containing protein, with product MKQQVKKLLLTTSVALLVVPVSAYAHPGRTDANGGHTCRTNCEKWGLQYGEYHYHNKPASSSGATSPAPSQNNNGAVEAERQAEAQRQAEEERQRVAEEQRKAEEERQRVAEEQRKAEEARKREEAQRQADMEKGQLEGQKSGETDFKAEKNDVESHLAGKSDTYKEAFKIAYAASWSLEEQKKTHFEKGKEQGLAQETMEDSQIAPEFKPNFAEGFQVGNKERTEKIEKEQAELGEKAGKELAGKNPGNREKDVYVKAYETAYEKGYKSTKKAVEKTGYKYAFENYDLKVPAKYEKNESLKKWFIEGFKSNKKAAEIREEGYKKGDSWLAFFYKNFVPSEYKEHKELYEQAIEKGKNA from the coding sequence GTGAAACAACAGGTGAAGAAACTTCTTTTAACAACAAGTGTAGCGTTATTGGTAGTTCCGGTTTCAGCCTATGCGCATCCAGGGCGTACAGATGCTAATGGGGGACATACGTGTCGTACAAATTGTGAAAAATGGGGATTGCAGTACGGGGAATATCATTATCACAATAAACCAGCTTCTAGTAGTGGTGCAACAAGTCCAGCTCCTAGTCAAAATAATAATGGTGCTGTAGAAGCTGAAAGACAAGCAGAAGCGCAGCGTCAAGCTGAAGAAGAGAGACAACGTGTAGCGGAGGAACAAAGAAAGGCAGAGGAAGAGAGACAACGTGTAGCTGAAGAACAAAGAAAAGCAGAAGAGGCACGTAAGCGAGAGGAAGCACAGCGTCAAGCTGATATGGAAAAAGGGCAGCTTGAGGGACAAAAGAGTGGAGAGACTGATTTTAAAGCAGAGAAAAATGATGTGGAATCACATTTAGCTGGAAAATCAGATACATATAAAGAAGCATTCAAAATTGCTTATGCTGCATCTTGGTCTTTAGAAGAGCAGAAGAAAACGCATTTTGAAAAAGGAAAAGAGCAAGGTTTAGCACAAGAGACGATGGAAGATAGTCAAATTGCTCCAGAGTTTAAGCCAAACTTTGCAGAAGGTTTCCAAGTAGGGAATAAAGAAAGAACAGAAAAAATTGAAAAAGAGCAAGCTGAACTAGGGGAAAAGGCAGGTAAAGAACTAGCTGGAAAGAACCCTGGAAATAGAGAGAAAGATGTGTACGTGAAGGCGTATGAAACAGCTTATGAAAAGGGTTATAAGTCTACAAAAAAAGCAGTAGAAAAGACTGGCTATAAGTATGCATTTGAAAACTATGATTTGAAAGTTCCTGCTAAGTATGAAAAAAATGAATCGTTAAAGAAATGGTTTATTGAAGGATTTAAATCAAATAAAAAAGCAGCAGAAATTAGAGAAGAAGGATATAAAAAAGGAGACAGTTGGCTTGCATTCTTCTATAAGAATTTTGTGCCAAGTGAATATAAAGAACATAAAGAGCTGTACGAACAAGCGATAGAAAAAGGTAAGAATGCATAA
- a CDS encoding 3D domain-containing protein: MNYFKRISSLVLAGIIGLSSTVAVKAESNDEKLNNMQQQLQQNDAEMQKKEQEKQAVSKEIQGIENELHNLNNTIAKNKEDQAAIQRKIDETHKQIEQKKNEIVVLEDKVLARKDIMRKRMVSVQNSSNTSLVVEVVVESKNFADFLQRMNAVSTILEADKEILRLQEQDLRQIEEDKKTIDEKEASLVVDKQKLAKAQADLQDNLKKRQANLQTVQAKYNQVASQLNLAAEEKAKIESNMKAVQETIAREQEAARIAAEERAKAEAAAKAEQEELAKAKAAVAKQKEEQVAKSAEPVAKNTSPESKPDTKPAKGGKEFYVTATAYTADPSENGYKPGETVKSKLGHNLTANPNMKLIAVDPAVIPLGSTVYVDGYGTAIAGDTGSAIKGHIIDLLMPNSAQANEWGRRTVKVTILN, encoded by the coding sequence ATGAACTATTTTAAGCGAATCAGTAGTCTAGTATTAGCAGGGATTATAGGTCTTTCTAGTACAGTCGCTGTTAAAGCAGAGTCAAACGACGAGAAACTTAACAACATGCAACAGCAATTGCAGCAAAACGATGCAGAAATGCAAAAGAAAGAGCAAGAGAAGCAAGCTGTTAGTAAAGAAATTCAAGGTATCGAAAACGAACTACATAATTTAAATAATACAATTGCAAAAAATAAAGAGGATCAAGCTGCTATTCAACGTAAAATCGATGAAACACATAAGCAGATTGAGCAAAAAAAGAACGAAATTGTCGTTTTAGAGGATAAAGTCCTAGCTCGTAAAGATATTATGAGAAAACGTATGGTTTCTGTTCAAAACAGTTCAAATACGAGTTTAGTAGTAGAAGTTGTAGTAGAGTCAAAGAACTTTGCAGACTTCTTACAACGTATGAACGCAGTTTCTACTATTTTAGAAGCTGATAAAGAAATTTTACGTCTACAAGAACAAGATCTTCGTCAAATTGAAGAAGATAAGAAAACAATTGATGAAAAAGAAGCATCTTTAGTAGTAGACAAACAAAAATTAGCAAAAGCACAAGCTGATTTGCAAGATAACTTGAAAAAACGTCAAGCTAACTTACAAACAGTTCAAGCTAAATATAATCAGGTTGCAAGCCAACTTAATTTAGCAGCAGAAGAAAAAGCTAAAATTGAGTCAAATATGAAGGCAGTGCAAGAAACAATTGCTCGTGAGCAAGAAGCAGCAAGAATTGCAGCAGAAGAGCGTGCGAAAGCAGAAGCAGCTGCAAAGGCTGAGCAAGAGGAGTTAGCAAAAGCAAAGGCAGCGGTAGCTAAGCAAAAAGAGGAACAGGTAGCTAAGTCGGCAGAGCCTGTAGCAAAAAATACATCACCAGAGTCTAAGCCTGACACGAAACCAGCTAAAGGTGGAAAAGAATTTTATGTAACAGCAACAGCTTATACAGCTGACCCATCTGAAAATGGCTATAAACCGGGTGAAACTGTAAAATCCAAGTTAGGACATAATTTAACTGCAAATCCAAACATGAAATTAATTGCTGTAGATCCAGCTGTTATACCTTTAGGCTCTACTGTATATGTAGATGGATATGGAACAGCGATTGCTGGAGATACTGGTAGTGCAATAAAAGGGCATATAATTGATTTATTAATGCCAAATTCAGCTCAAGCAAATGAATGGGGCAGAAGAACAGTTAAAGTTACAATCTTAAATTAA
- a CDS encoding DUF2178 domain-containing protein, which produces MNRLVFSYMLNVLLMVLAGWAFIELYYFTIEVANFIQTKRVPFEVTVSLMPLGLLLIFGIVSTVLYKIQKKKYKELSYWMFPLLFPQEDERERAITEKACRTTFMSLWYVLPCAVGFLTLSPIANLYIPAYPIYIAFSIFFIQMTIFHVSLYRNKIA; this is translated from the coding sequence ATGAATAGACTTGTATTTTCCTATATGTTGAATGTACTTTTAATGGTATTAGCAGGTTGGGCATTTATTGAGTTGTATTATTTTACTATCGAAGTTGCTAATTTTATTCAAACGAAGAGGGTACCATTTGAAGTGACGGTGAGTTTAATGCCACTAGGATTACTTTTAATATTTGGTATTGTATCGACTGTTCTTTATAAAATTCAAAAGAAAAAATATAAAGAGCTATCATATTGGATGTTTCCACTATTATTCCCTCAAGAAGACGAGCGGGAAAGGGCAATTACAGAAAAGGCTTGTCGTACTACATTTATGTCACTATGGTACGTGTTGCCTTGTGCGGTTGGTTTTTTAACGCTTTCTCCAATTGCTAATCTATATATTCCTGCATATCCAATATATATTGCATTTAGTATTTTCTTTATTCAAATGACAATTTTCCACGTATCCTTATATCGAAATAAAATCGCTTGA
- the brnQ1 gene encoding branched-chain amino acid transport system II carrier protein BrnQ1, whose protein sequence is MKLLQKKEILLISLMLFSMFFGAGNLIFPPFLGYEAGEHVWISLVGFIISATGLPILGVIAIAKAGSFQALAGRVHSSFAIIFPCIVYVFIGPGLGIPRAGSLAFEMGPGQFFPEAGSVVLLCYTVIFFSIVYWLSLSPSKLMGLFGKVLTPLLLAMIGLIFIKSMFTSVGNVKEAAGNYGQAPMFQGFLDGYLTMDALAALIFGIVIANALRAKGIEDDKGLAKYMSIAGIGAGLLLSIIYVILGYVGSMSGSLGTFDNGAKVLAQVMTTLFGQGGVVLLGLIFTIACLCVSIGLVTSCSQFFVSAFPKVAYKVWAFILSCISMILANLGLTQILKVSVPILGFIYPVALTLIILGLFHKYIGKYAYVYAVTVGIVAVFSAIDIFNKNVMMNQWTSVLKYIPFYAEGVGWIVPAIIGVCIGVIVSSVFNKKK, encoded by the coding sequence ATGAAATTGTTACAGAAAAAAGAAATTTTACTTATTAGTCTTATGTTATTCTCGATGTTCTTTGGAGCGGGGAATCTTATATTTCCACCTTTCCTTGGGTATGAAGCAGGAGAACATGTGTGGATTTCATTAGTAGGGTTTATTATATCAGCAACAGGTCTTCCGATATTGGGAGTTATTGCGATTGCAAAAGCAGGAAGTTTTCAAGCGCTAGCGGGTAGGGTTCATTCTTCATTCGCCATTATTTTTCCGTGTATCGTGTATGTATTCATTGGACCAGGACTTGGTATACCACGTGCAGGAAGTTTAGCTTTTGAAATGGGGCCAGGTCAATTCTTCCCAGAAGCGGGAAGCGTAGTTTTATTATGTTATACGGTTATTTTCTTTAGTATTGTGTACTGGTTAAGTTTATCGCCATCTAAATTAATGGGGTTGTTCGGAAAGGTTTTAACACCATTATTATTAGCTATGATTGGCCTTATCTTTATAAAGAGCATGTTTACATCGGTAGGTAATGTAAAAGAGGCTGCTGGAAACTATGGACAAGCTCCTATGTTCCAAGGGTTTTTAGATGGGTATTTAACGATGGATGCATTAGCAGCTTTAATTTTCGGGATTGTTATTGCAAATGCTCTTCGTGCAAAAGGTATTGAAGATGATAAAGGGTTAGCGAAATATATGAGTATTGCTGGAATTGGAGCAGGACTATTATTATCTATTATTTATGTCATACTTGGATATGTTGGTTCAATGAGTGGATCATTAGGGACATTTGATAATGGAGCGAAAGTGTTAGCGCAAGTGATGACTACATTATTTGGACAAGGCGGAGTCGTTTTATTAGGTCTTATTTTTACGATTGCGTGCTTATGTGTTTCAATTGGACTTGTTACATCTTGTAGTCAATTTTTCGTAAGTGCATTTCCGAAAGTGGCGTATAAAGTTTGGGCATTTATATTAAGTTGTATTAGTATGATTTTAGCTAATTTAGGATTAACACAAATTTTAAAAGTATCAGTACCGATTCTTGGATTTATTTATCCAGTTGCATTAACGCTTATTATTTTAGGGTTATTCCATAAGTATATTGGAAAGTATGCATACGTATATGCAGTAACTGTTGGGATTGTAGCAGTATTTAGTGCAATCGATATTTTCAATAAAAATGTGATGATGAATCAGTGGACATCAGTATTGAAATACATTCCGTTTTATGCAGAAGGTGTTGGATGGATTGTTCCAGCTATTATAGGTGTTTGTATTGGTGTTATAGTGAGTAGTGTTTTCAATAAGAAGAAATAA
- a CDS encoding peptide MFS transporter — MESAIQLEREQQRKKKHPPGLYLLFFTEMWERFSYYGLRGLLTLYLTTALVSGGLGFSPAWALSIYGFYTGACYFTPMIGGYLTDRFLGRRKAITIGGITMAIGNLTLFALQNQVGLYLGLALIIIGNGFFKPNISTLVGELYEENDPKRDSAFTIFYMGINVGSFLAPLVCGFLSENLFKTTVNGVVHYGFRYGFLAASIGMIIGQILFTTLSNRFLGDIGKKPTRDLQAAAGQPSVGDTPLTKKEKQRTAVIVILTCFVVFFWAGFEQAGSSLTLYTNKFVDRSVFGWEVPTSWFQSVNPLFIILLAPVISALWAKLATRKRGDLKIPTKMGLGMILLGIGYIILVIATLKTGSDEHNITEKANLLFIVFTYLFHTLGELFLSPVGLSMVSALAPVKLASLLMGVWLASSGIANILGGQLASFTTSLGYAEVFTVIGAVAIVLGCVLLLISKKLVKWMD, encoded by the coding sequence ATGGAATCAGCGATACAACTAGAAAGAGAACAACAAAGAAAAAAGAAACATCCTCCAGGTTTATACTTACTCTTCTTTACAGAAATGTGGGAAAGATTTAGTTACTATGGATTACGAGGATTATTAACATTATATTTAACGACAGCTTTAGTAAGTGGTGGTCTTGGGTTTAGTCCTGCATGGGCACTCTCCATTTACGGATTTTATACTGGAGCCTGTTATTTCACACCAATGATTGGTGGATACTTAACAGACCGGTTCCTAGGTAGACGAAAAGCGATCACAATTGGTGGTATAACAATGGCAATCGGTAACCTTACACTATTTGCCTTGCAAAACCAAGTCGGCCTATACCTCGGATTAGCGCTTATTATTATCGGTAACGGATTCTTCAAACCGAACATCTCTACACTGGTTGGGGAATTATACGAAGAGAACGATCCAAAACGTGATAGTGCATTTACTATTTTCTATATGGGTATTAACGTCGGATCATTTTTAGCTCCACTCGTTTGCGGATTTTTATCAGAAAATTTATTCAAAACAACAGTTAATGGCGTTGTACATTACGGATTCCGTTACGGTTTCTTAGCCGCTTCAATCGGAATGATTATTGGACAAATTTTATTTACAACACTATCAAATCGCTTCCTTGGTGATATCGGTAAAAAACCAACTCGCGATTTGCAAGCAGCTGCTGGACAACCATCAGTAGGAGATACACCGTTAACAAAAAAAGAAAAACAACGTACTGCAGTTATCGTCATTTTAACATGCTTCGTTGTCTTCTTCTGGGCTGGCTTTGAACAAGCTGGTAGCTCATTAACATTATATACAAACAAATTTGTAGACCGCTCTGTGTTCGGATGGGAAGTTCCAACATCTTGGTTCCAATCGGTCAATCCATTATTTATTATTTTACTTGCTCCAGTCATTTCAGCATTATGGGCAAAACTTGCAACTCGCAAGCGTGGGGATTTAAAAATCCCAACAAAAATGGGACTTGGTATGATCTTGCTCGGTATCGGTTATATCATTCTCGTTATCGCTACATTAAAAACTGGTAGTGATGAACATAACATTACAGAAAAAGCAAACTTACTATTTATCGTCTTTACGTATCTTTTCCACACGTTAGGTGAGCTATTCCTATCACCTGTTGGACTTTCAATGGTTAGTGCTCTTGCCCCAGTAAAACTTGCTTCTTTATTAATGGGAGTATGGTTAGCAAGCTCAGGAATCGCCAACATTTTAGGCGGACAACTTGCAAGCTTCACAACTTCACTTGGATATGCTGAAGTATTTACCGTAATCGGAGCTGTAGCAATTGTATTAGGTTGTGTTTTATTATTAATTTCTAAAAAATTAGTGAAATGGATGGATTAA
- a CDS encoding class A sortase — translation MNKQRIYSIVAILLFVVGGVLIGKPFYDGYQAEKKQTENVQAVQKMDYEKHETEFVDASKINQPDLAEVANASLDKKQVIGRISIPSVSLELPVLKSSTEKNLLSGAATVKENQVMGKGNYALAGHNMSKKGVLFSDVASLKKGDKIYLYDNENEYEYAVTGVSEVTPDKWEVVEDHGKDEITLITCVSVKDNSKRYVVAGDLVGTKAKK, via the coding sequence ATGAATAAGCAAAGAATTTATAGTATAGTAGCAATCCTTCTATTTGTTGTAGGTGGTGTGTTAATCGGAAAGCCATTTTATGATGGATATCAGGCTGAAAAGAAACAGACTGAAAATGTGCAGGCTGTTCAAAAGATGGATTATGAAAAACATGAGACGGAATTTGTAGATGCTTCGAAAATTAATCAGCCAGACTTGGCAGAAGTGGCGAATGCATCATTAGATAAGAAACAAGTAATTGGTCGTATTTCGATCCCGAGTGTTTCATTAGAACTTCCTGTTTTAAAATCTTCTACTGAGAAAAATCTATTATCTGGTGCAGCAACAGTAAAAGAAAATCAAGTAATGGGAAAAGGGAACTATGCATTAGCAGGACATAATATGTCTAAAAAAGGTGTTTTATTTAGTGATGTAGCCTCTTTAAAAAAAGGTGACAAAATTTATTTGTATGATAATGAAAACGAATATGAATATGCGGTTACTGGTGTATCTGAAGTAACTCCTGATAAGTGGGAAGTTGTTGAGGATCATGGGAAAGATGAAATAACGCTTATTACATGTGTATCTGTGAAGGATAATTCTAAGCGTTACGTTGTTGCTGGTGATTTAGTAGGAACGAAGGCGAAGAAGTAA